GACCGGGTTCGTGCTCGCCTTCTCCCAGGGGATCGCCGGCGGCACCGTCACGCTCGCACTCTACGCGGTGCTGACGCTCGTGAGCCACCTCGCCTACGGGTTCACCCTCGGGGCCGTCTTCGACTACTTCTCGGACCGCCCCGAGACGCTGGTGTGACCGCGGGCCAGCGGAACCCCTAACCCGTCGCCGTCCCAACCCGGTGTCGAATGCAGCGACGACGCCTGCTCGCCTTCCTCGCCGGCGCCGGCACCGTCGGCCTCGCGGGCTGTAACCGCCCCGACACCGCCGCTCCCTCCCCGACCTCGACCGACCCGGGAACCGGGACGGCCGACTCGACCGGATCGGGCGAGGGCGGCGTGTACGTCCAGCCGTTCGTCGAGTCGATGGAACGTCTGGGATCGACGACCGCCGGCCCCTACGACGTGGCGCTGTTCTACACCGTCCCCCACCGGTTCTGGACGGTGACGAACGGAGAGCGGTCGGTGGTCCCGAAAGGCGGCGGCGACGACGGCTACCGCGTCCACCTGATGGCAGTCGTCTGGGATCCCGAATCGGGGCTCGCCGTCCCCGAGACCGGACTCACACTCGAACTCGAACAGGGAGACCGGCTGGTCTCCGAGGCGGTGATCTACCCGATGCTCTCCCAGCGGATGGGCGTCCACTACGGGGGCAATTTCACGCTCCCGGCGGATGGCGACTACCGTGCCGGGATCGAGGTGGGTGGACTCTCGATCCGTCGGACCGGCGCGTTCCGGGACCGGTTCGGCGAGAGCGCGAGCGCCGAGATCCCCTTCCGGTTCACCGCCGCAGACAGCCGCCGGGTCGGCACCCGGGAGATCCCCGAAGCCGGTGACCCCGGAGCAGTCGCGCCGATGGCGACCGAGGTTCCGCTCGGCCGGGCCCCAGATCCCGACGCCCTCCCCGGGACGCGCCTCGGGACTGCGCGGAGCGGCGATGCGATCTTCGAGGTCTTTCGGCTGACCGACCCGCCCGCAGGCGTCGACGGGTCGGGCCCCTATCTGGCGGTGTCGGCCCGGACGCGGTACAACGGGTTCGTTCTGCCGGCGATGAGACTCTCGGCCACCGTCGGCGAGTTCGAGGGCGACCTCGTCCGGACGCTCGACCCGGACCTGGGGTATCACTACGGGACGGCGGTGTCCGACCTGGACGAGGCCGACCGGCTCAACCTGACCGTCGAGACGCCGCCACACATCGGTCGCCACGAGGGGTACGAACGTGCGTTCGTCGAGATGCCGCCCACGGAGCTGTCGATCTGAGATGCGCGCCGCGCTCGCACTCGCCGGGCTGGCGGTCGTCGCGGTCTCGTTCGCCGGCGTCGCCCTCGCTCACGGCAACCACGCGACCGCGAGCCCGCAGGTGTCGGCGAACGGCACCGTCGTCGTCGAGGAAGCCTTCCTCTCGACGAACGGGTACCTCGTCCTCTACGCCGACGACGGCGGCGATCCCGGACGGGTCGTCGGCGTCCTGGAACTCGACCGTGGGCGACACGTCGGTGTCAGGGTTCGGCTCGATCCGAGGTTCTGGGCCACAGTGAGCGGCAACGCGACGCTCCGGGCGACCCTCCACGAGGACGCAGAGCTGGGGGACGACTTCGACCCGTCGACGGACCGGCGACTCCAGTTTTTCGGCCGGCCGATCCGCCAGCGCGTTCCGGTCGCTCGCGGTGACCGCCCCGCGTCGGTGGTCACCCGGGGCGCCGGTTCGCTCGAGAACGACTCCGTGTCGGTCGTCTCGGCGACGCTCCCCGAACGGGGACACCTCGTCGCGCACGCGACCGGGAACGGGACGCTCGGTCGACCGCTCGGATCGCGATCGCTGGCCGCCGGGCGACACACGGACGTTCGCGTGCCCGTGAACACGACGGGGCTCGACGAGCGGGCGGTCCTCGCGGTCGCGGTCCACACCGACGACGGGAATGGGCGGTTCGAGCCCGCGGCCGATCCGGTCGTCGAGGCGGGGGACGATCCCGTCGCGAGCCGGTACGAGCGGGTTCCCGGCGGGCACGATCCGATCCGCGTGAACACGCCGTCGCCCGCGCCGGGTGGCGAGGGGACGGCGGATCGAACTCGTGGGACCGACGCGCCCACGGAAACCGTGGCGGACGGTGCGGGGCCGGGCGTGCCGGTCGCGGTCGCCGCGGTCGCGCTCGTCGCGGTGTGGCTGGTGCACCGCAGGGGCGTGTGAGAACGGCTGACGCGAATCGGAACGGGCTTTTGTATCGGATTCGTACCACCGCGCGATGAACAGACGTGCTGTCCTCCGGGTGGGGGCCGGACTGGTCGGTGCGGGCATCGTCGGTGGCTGTTTACAGACGGAGTCGCGATCGGTTCGCTCGCCGCCGCTGGTCGAGGATCGCCCCGACGCGGTCTACTACCCGACGCACTCCGAGGGGATGGAGATGGTCGGATCGACGACCGTCGGCGAGTACGAACTCGCCGCCATGTACAGCTACCCCCACCGCTTCTGGGAGATCACGGGTTCGGACACCAACAAGAAGGAGATCGCGGAGAGCCACGCGATGCACTTCATGGCCGTGATCTGGGACCCCGAGACGGAGACGGTCCTCCCCAACGCCGGCCTGTCGATGGAACTCACGAAGGACGGGTCACTGATCGACCAGAGCAACATGTACGCGATGCTCTCCCAGCCGATGGGGCTGCACTACGGGAACAACGTCGACGGCGACGGCGACGGCACCTACACCGCCACCATCGACGTCGGGTCGGTGCCCGAGGACCGCGTCCGCCGGACCGGCGATTTCCAGGGTCGGTTCACCGAACCCGTGAGTACCGAGATCGAGTTCGACTACAGCCAGAGCACCCGCGACGACCTGCCCTACACCGAGTACGACGACGCCGCGGGCGAGCGCGAGGCGCTGGGCCCGATGGACTCGATGGCCCCGAGCGCGACTGTTCCGCCCGAGGCCGACCTCCCGGGCGAGGTCCGCGGGACAGCCACGAGCGGCGACGCGAAATTCGTCGTCACCGCGCAGGACGCCCCGCCCGAAGGTGTCGAGGGCGACGGCCGCTACCTCGCCGTGTTCGCCCACACGCCGTACAACCGGATGGTTCTGCCCTCGATGCAGCTGTCGGGGGCACTCGCCGGCGACTCGGTCGCGCTCGAACCGACGCTGGACCCGGACCTGGGGTATCACTACGGCGCGGCCGTCCCCGATGTGTCGTCGGGTGACTCC
This Halorientalis sp. IM1011 DNA region includes the following protein-coding sequences:
- a CDS encoding iron transporter, yielding MNRRAVLRVGAGLVGAGIVGGCLQTESRSVRSPPLVEDRPDAVYYPTHSEGMEMVGSTTVGEYELAAMYSYPHRFWEITGSDTNKKEIAESHAMHFMAVIWDPETETVLPNAGLSMELTKDGSLIDQSNMYAMLSQPMGLHYGNNVDGDGDGTYTATIDVGSVPEDRVRRTGDFQGRFTEPVSTEIEFDYSQSTRDDLPYTEYDDAAGEREALGPMDSMAPSATVPPEADLPGEVRGTATSGDAKFVVTAQDAPPEGVEGDGRYLAVFAHTPYNRMVLPSMQLSGALAGDSVALEPTLDPDLGYHYGAAVPDVSSGDSLSITVETPPQLSRHEGYETAFLEMSDVEVTL